In the Perca flavescens isolate YP-PL-M2 chromosome 20, PFLA_1.0, whole genome shotgun sequence genome, one interval contains:
- the manea gene encoding glycoprotein endo-alpha-1,2-mannosidase yields the protein MARFRRKSCITLIALVLLVLIVSVVLKSLTPEDSPFSSPVGAELFPDRKNDNQIQKEKNNKADQTKINDSAQSEKLEASLRKFPPPNYYLHAFYYAWFGNPQFDGKYIHWDHPQLPHWDGKVAQGYPQGRHVPPDDIGSNFYPSLGPYSSRDPSIIESHMQQLRTAAIGVIAVSWYPPNMKDDNGGPTDDFVPLLLEVAHKYHIKVAFHIEPYKERDEANMFTNVKYIIEKYGEHPAFFKYRTNNGKLLPLFYVYDSYLMNSEQWAKLLKHTESNSIRDTPYDAIFIALLVEEKHKRDILTSGFDGIYTYFATNGFSYGSTQRNWDSIKSFCEDNNLIFIPSVGPGYIDTSIRPWNFQNTRNRINGKYYETSLSAALKARPDFISITSFNEWHEGTQIEMAIPKTSQTVYLDYLPNKPAIYLEITRKWAAIFGGERQKWQD from the exons ATGGCAAGGTTTAGGCGCAAATCTTGCATCACATTAATTGCTTTGGTATTGCTTGTGCTCATAGTATCGGTTGTCTTGAAGTCGCTGACACCGGAAGACTCTCCGTTTAGCAGCCCTGTTGGTGCAGAGCTGTTCCCGGACAGAAAGAATGACAATCAAATccagaaagaaaagaacaatAAAGCAGACCAGACCAAAATAAATGACTCCGCTCAGTCAGAGAAACTGGAAGCTTCCCTGAGGAAGTTCCCTCCTCCAAACTACTATCTCCATGCCTTCTACTACGCATGGTTTGGGAACCCCCAGTTTGATGGCAAATACATCCACTGGGACCACCCGCAGCTGCCCCACTGGGACGGTAAAGTGGCACAGGGGTATCCACAAGGGAGACACGTCCCACCTGATGACATCGGGTCCAACTTCTATCCCTCTTTAGGGCCTTACAGCTCTAGGGATCCCTCCATTATAGAGTCTCATATGCAGCAGCTGCGCACAGCAGCCATTG GTGTCATTGCTGTTTCCTGGTATCCTCCTAATATGAAGGATGATAATGGTGGTCCAACGGATGACTTTGTGCCTTTGCTGCTGGAAGTGGCACATAAATACCATATTAAG GTAGCGTTTCATATTGAACCATACAAAGAAAGAGATGAAGCCAACATGTTCACCAATGTCAAATACATCATTGAGAA ATATGGAGAGCATCCTGCTTTCTTTAAGTACCGGACAAACAATGGCAAGCTTCTTCCACTCTTCTATGTGTATGACTCATATCTGATGAACTCGGAGCAGTGGGCCAAACTGCTAAAGCACACAGAGAGTAACAGCATTAGGGATACCCCGTATGACGCCATCTTCATTGCCCTGCTGGTCGAGGAGAAACATAAGAGGGATATCCTGACTTCCGGTTTCGATGGTATCTACACCTACTTTGCCACTAATGGGTTTTCCTATGGGTCCACTCAGCGGAACTGGGACTCTATTAAATCTTTCTGCGAAGATAACAACCTGATATTCATCCCAAGTGTGGGCCCCGGGTATATTGACACAAGCATTCGACCCTGGAACTTCCAAAACACTCGTAACCGCATCAACGGCAAATACTATGAAACCTCGCTGAGTGCTGCATTAAAAGCCAGGCCTGATTTTATCTCTATAACATCTTTTAATGAATGGCACGAGGGGACTCAGATTGAAATGGCAATTCCCAAAACAAGTCAGACTGTGTATCTGGACTACCTGCCCAATAAACCTGCAATCTACCTGGAGATAACCCGTAAATGGGCTGCGATATTTGGTGGCGAGCGACAGAAATGGCAGGATTGA
- the LOC114546620 gene encoding serine/threonine-protein phosphatase PP1-beta catalytic subunit: protein MAEGELNVDSLISRLLEVRGCRPGKIVQMTEAEVRGLCIKSREIFLSQPILLELEAPLKICGDIHGQYTDLLRLFEYGGFPPEANYLFLGDYVDRGKQSLETICLLLAYKIKYPENFFLLRGNHECASINRIYGFYDECKRRFNIKLWKTFTDCFNCLPIAAIIDEKIFCCHGGLSPDLQSMEQIRRIMRPTDVPDTGLLCDLLWSDPDKDVQGWGENDRGVSFTFGADVVSKFLNRHDLDLICRAHQVVEDGYEFFAKRQLVTLFSAPNYCGEFDNAGGMMSVDESLMCSFQILKPSEKKAKYQYGGVNSGRPVTPPRTTQAPKKR from the exons ATGGCGGAGGGTGAATTGAACGTGGACAGCCTCATCTCTCGGCTCCTGGAAG tACGGGGATGTCGCCCGGGGAAGATAGTCCAGATGACAGAGGCAGAGGTGCGGGGCCTCTGCATCAAATCCAGGGAGATCTTCCTCAGCCAGCCCATCCTTCTGGAGCTTGAGGCACCCCTGAAGATCTGTG GTGATATCCATGGGCAATACACAGATCTACTGAGGCTGTTTGAGTACGGTGGTTTCCCTCCAGAGGCCAACTACCTTTTCCTGGGCGACTACGTGGACAGAGGGAAACAGTCCCTGGAAACCATCTGCCTTCTGTTGGCCTACAAGATCAAATACCCAGAGAACTTTTTCCTGCTCAGGGGCAACCATGAGTGTGCTTCCATCAACCGCATCTACGGCTTCTACGATGAGT GCAAGCGCAggttcaacattaagttgtggAAGACCTTCACTGACTGCTTTAACTGCCTCCCCATTGCTGCTATCATTGATGAGAAGATCTTCTGCTGCCATGGAG ggcTATCGCCTGATTTGCAGTCAATGGAGCAGATTCGCAGGATCATGAGGCCAACAGACGTGCCTGACACAG GCCTGCTGTGTGACCTGTTGTGGTCAGACCCAGATAAGGATGTACAAGGTTGGGGAGAGAATGACCGCGGGGTCTCCTTCACTTTCGGAGCAGACGTGGTCAGCAAGTTCTTAAACCGCCACGACCTGGACCTCATCTGCAGAGCCCACCAG GTTGTGGAGGATGGATATGAGTTTTTTGCCAAACGCCAACTGGTCACACTTTTCTCTGCTCCAAACTACTGCGGGGAGTTTGACAATGCAGGCGGCATGATGAGTGTTGATGAATCCCTCATGTGCTCCTTCCAG ATCCTAAAGCCCTCCGAGAAGAAGGCCAAGTATCAGTATGGTGGTGTAAATTCTGGTCGGCCTGTCACCCCACCCCGCACCACCCAAGCCCCCAAGAAGAGGTGA